The DNA window GCCGCCCGCCGCTTCCGCGAGCTGTATGCGCAGAAGCTGGATGACGCCTTCCTGGATCCGCAGGTGGGGGAAATCGAGGCGCAACTCCAGCGCGTCCCCGCGGACAGCCTGGACGCCGAGGGTGCCCGCGAGTTGCTCCAGCGCATCAAGGACGGACGGCAGCGAATGGCGGTGGCCGCCAATGAGCGGGACGAGGCCGTGGCCAGCGCGCGGGAACTGCCGCCGGGCTCCTACACCGCGCCGTCCACCGAGGAGCAGGCGCCTCCCGCGGCTCCGGTGGAAGCGCCGGATGCCGGGCCTCCGGATGCCGGTGCTGGCGGTGGCCCCCAGGCTGGCACGGCCGCGTCCGAACTGGTGGCGGGCTTCCGGGGGTGCTTCCAGCGGGGCACCCCCATCGATGTGCAGGGACGGGGCATGCGGGAGACCTGGCAGCTCGCCGACCGCACCGCCTGTCGCCTGGAATACCCCCAGCATCAGGATTCATTCCTCCTGATTGAAGAGGGGAAGGTCCTCACGCTGTTACCCAAGAGTGCCGTGCAGACTGTCCCCGTCACTCCCGACGGCGGTCCGGCACCCGCGACCGACGCCGGTCGCTAGAACCGATTCGCCGATATGAACGACCAGACTTTCATGAAGTTGATGCAGGTGTTGCCCAAGTCCGCGCTCTCCACCGTGGTGGGGATGGCCACGCGACTGCCCGTGCCCGCGCCGGTGCATCAGGCCGCCATGCGCGCCTTCGCCAAGGCCTACAACGTGGACATGGAGGAGGCCGAGCACTCCTTCGAGCACTACCCGACCTTCGCCCAGTTCTTCACCCGGGGCCTGAAGCCCGGCCTGCGTCCGGTGGACGCGGGGGAGAAGGTGGTGGTGTCCCCGGTGGATGGCCGCGTGTCCCAGGTGGGCTATTCGGATTACGGGCGCTGCCTGCAGGCCAAGGGCATCGAGTACACGGTGGACGAGTTGCTGGGGGATTCCGAGGCCGCCAAGCCCTTCTACGGCGGTGCCTGGACGACCATCTACCTGTCGCCGCGCGACTACCACCGCATCCACGCGCCGCTGGGCGGCACCATCACCGGGTACGCGTACATCCCCGGTGAGTTCTGGCCGGTGAACCCCGCGTCGGTGAAGAACAAGCAGTCCCTGTTCTGCGTGAACGAGCGGCTGGTGACGTACCTGGACACCGTGGCGGGCAAGTGCGCGGTGGTGAAGGTGGGTGCCACCTGCGTGTCGCGCATCAAGGCGGCCTACGACGAGGTGACGACGCACACCGGGCAGCCCGGCAAGGTGCACCGCTACGGCTCGGCCATGCCGGTGGAGAAGGGTGGGGAGCTGGGCCGCTTCGAGATGGGCTCCACCGTCATCCTCCTGTTCGAGCCCAAGCGCGTCACCTGGGACGACAGCCTCCAGGAGGAAGCGGTGGTTCGGCTGGGCAAGCGAATCGGAGTCATCACGTGAGTCAGAAGGTCGCGGGCGTCAAGGGCATGAACGATCTCCTCCCTGGGGAGATCGAAATCTGGCAGCACGTGGAGGCGCAGGCCCGCGAGCTGTTCGGCCGCTTCGGCTACGGTGAGATCCGCACGCCCATGGTGGAGGACACCGCGCTGTTCGTGCGCAGCGTGGGCGAGGAGACCGACATCGTCGGGAAGGAGATGTACACCTTCAACGACAAGGCGGACCGCAGCCTGTCTCTGCGCCCGGAAGGCACCGCGCCCGCGGCGCGCGCGTACATCGAGCACTCCATCGCCAATCAGGAGCCGCTCACGCGCTGGTTCTATGCGGGGCCCATGTTCCGCTACGAGCGGATGAAGACGGGCCGCTACCGCCAGTTCTATCAAATCGGCGCGGAGGCCTACGGCGCGAAGGAAGGCGCCCAGGACGTCGAGATGATGGACATGGTGGTGCAGTTCCTGGAGCGGCTGGGGCTCAAGGACATCACCCTGAACATCAACTCGCTGGGGGACGAGGTCTGCCGGCCCACGTACCACGCGAAGTTGGTGGAGTACCTCCAGGCCCACCGCGAGGCGCTGTGTGGGGACTGCCAGAAGCGCATGGAGAAGAACCCTCTGCGCGTCCTGGACTGCAAGAACGAGAAGTGCCAGGCCATCGCCGCGGCCGGCCCCAATGTGCTGGAGTCCCTGTGCGAGCCCTGCCGCGCGCACTTCGACGACGTGCAGCGGAAGCTGACGGCGCTGGGCGTCCGGCACGTCGTGAATCCGCGCATGGTGCGTGGGTTGGACTACTACACGCGCACCGTCTTCGAGTTCATTGCCTCGCACCCCGCGCTGGGCACCGCCAGCACCGTGGGCGCCGGTGGCCGCTATGACAAGCTGGTGAAGAGCCTGGGCGGGCCGGACGCGCCCGCGGTGGGCTTCGCCTGTGGCCTGGACCGGCTGGTGCTGCTGCTCAAAGAGAGCGGCCAGCAGTTCACCGTGCGGCCGGACGTCTTCGTCGCGGTGGCGGACGCGGGCTCGCACGATGCTGCCCTGGTGCTGGCCAGCCGCCTGCGCCGGGAGGGACTGCGCGTGGAGTTCGATACCCGCGGAGGCAGCCTCAAGAGCCAGATGAAGCGCGCGGACAAGAGCAGCGCGGAATTCACCCTGGTGCTGGGCGAGGCCGAGCGCACCAGCGGCCAGGCGAAGCTGAAGCCCATGGCCGGAGGCGAGCCCATCCCCGTCGCGCTCGACGAGGTCGCCAGGGTGGTTCGGGAGCGTAAGGTCGTTTCGGCATAGCGTTCTGCGGGGGTGAGAGCAGTATTCCGGGCGATTCTTGCTAAGTCCGAGAAACTGAGGTAGGCGCGTAACCCCTGATAAACGTTGGGCTATTGGGCCCGCGGGAACTCGCAGGCGCAGGTCGGGTCGGCTAGACTGACCTGCGATGCCGCGCGACACTTCCAGCCCCGTTGTGCCTCCGGCCCTGAGCTGGGTCCCCGTCCACGGGGACAGCATGTGGCCATCGCTGCGCTCGGGCGACCATGCCGGCGTGGAGCCGCTGGAGGGGGCTCCGCGACCTGGTGACGTCCTGCTGGCGCGCTTCGACCATGCCCTGGTGCTGCACCGGCTGCGGCGGTGGGAGGCCGGGGCGGTGGCGCTGCGAGGCGACAACTCACCCCAGGACGATGCTCCGCTGGATCCGTCACGGGTGCTGGGGCGGGTGCGGCGCGTCCGCCGGGGCGGCGTCGTCCTGGAAGCGGGGTGGGACCGGGGGCCCCGGTGGCTGGGGCGGGTGCGGGTGGCCGTGAAGTGGCGCCTGGCTGCGTTGCTGGGCCGGGGAGGTGCGCGATGAGCACGGACTTCGCGGCGGACCATGCGCCGCGCTGGCGCGAGGGCGTCTCCGGCCAGCGCTTCGGTTCGGACTTCATCGTCCTGGATGCCGAGGGCAACACCCTGCGTGGGCTCAACGGAACGGCCATTGAAATCTGGGAGTTGTGCGACGGGACGCGCACGGCGCGGGCCCTGGTGGAGCAGGTGGCTCAGCGTCACGGATGGGACGTGGAGCAGGTGCTGACCGACACGCTCAAGTTCTTCTCGGAGCTGACCCGGCTGGGGCTCATCGACGAGTTGGAGGAGGCGCGGTGATGCGGACGCGTTTGGCGTTCCTGGCGGCGGCGGTGATGTTGGCCTCGTGCACGGATGGCGTGGCGCCCTATGCCCCCGTTCATGCGCCCCCGGCGCAGGAACCGGTGGCGCCCACGGACGTGTTGCCTCCGCGCGAGGGTTCGGAGGCCCGGCCGCCGCCCGCGCCGGTGGAGGAGCCGGAAGTGCCTCCGCCTCCAGTGGTTCCGCGGGGCTCGGCCACCGTCATTGACCTGGGCGAGGGGAGCAGGGCCTTGCTGTCGGTGGCGCAGGTGGACGTGGACCTGACGGTGAGCGGCGTGCGCGGCCGGCACACGGTGTCCGTGGAGTTCGTGCCGCCTTCCGGGCTGCCGTATGAGCGGCGGTCGGCGGAAGTGGATTCACGCGTGGACGAGTCGCGCACGGTGCGCTTCTCCCTGCCCGTGGCAGGCACCACCGTGGCGACGTCCGGCATGAGCGGGACGTGGCAGGCCCGGTTCTTCCTCGATGGGGCGCCGCTGACGGCGGCTTCCTTCACCCTGGATCCGTGAGGGCTCCTTTCATCATGCGTCCATTCTCCGCCCCCCTCGTCGCCGCCGTCGCGCTCCTGGCGCCTTCGCTGGGGTGGGCGCAGTCGATGACCCCGACCGCCGTCTTGACCACGCAGCCGCAGGGTGGGGACACCCGCGCGCGGGTGGTGATGGACGAAGCCTCCGAGCTGACGGTCGATGTCCGCAACAACACCTCCAGTGGGTCGCCGCTCTTCCGGCGCATCAACGAGGTGTGGTTCGCGCTGCCCAGCGGCTACATCCCGCTCGCGTCCATCCCGCCCCCGGGATGGACGGTGGACTACATCGCCAGCGAGCGGTGGGTCATCTTCTACAATCAGGACTCCTGCAACGGCAGCGGCGACTACGGCCTGGGCCAGGACGAGTCGGCCCGGTTCGTCCTTCGCGTGGTTCCGCCGACTTCGAACAACGACCAGAACAACGAGCGCTTCGTCGCGAGTCAGACGTTCGCCCGTGACACGTGCGCGGGGGGCGACTTCACCACGTCGGTGGCGACCTCGGCCGCGAGCTGGAGTCGCTCCGGCCTGTACACCCAGGTGGACGTGCGTCCTCGGGTGATGGGGGTTGGCGGCGACATCGACGCGCGGATGGTGGTGGAGAACCGGACGGGCACGAACCACAACAACACCACGGTTGAGGGACCCTCCACGGGCGCGGGCGCCGTCACCTTCCAGGTGGTGGACACCGAGCCGACGCCGTTCCGCATGAACATCGCCAACCGGAACGCGGGCGTCTATTCCGCGAGAGTGCGGACGGGCTCGGCCGGAACGCTGGTGGCGCGGGTGCGGGGCGTCAGCGGGAACGGCAACACTGTGTCGCCCTCGATGGACGCGCGGATGGTCAACGTGGGGGCGCTCCCGGTGGCCATGGACGTGGACACCGACGACGCGTTCAACAACGAGACCGTGCGGGTGCGGCTCACGGTGACCAACCCGTCCTCGACGGACACGTTCCTGAACGTGACGCCGCGCGCGCCCGTGTTCCAGGGAACGGCGGCCGTGTCGCTCGTGTCGGGGCCTGGGCCCGCGAGCGTTCCCCGGCTGGACCCGGGCGCCTCCGCGCACTTCGTCTGGACGTACCAGCTCACGGGAACCCCGTTCGCGAACTACCGGTTCCGGGGGCAGGTGGATGCCACG is part of the Myxococcus xanthus genome and encodes:
- the asd gene encoding archaetidylserine decarboxylase (Phosphatidylserine decarboxylase is synthesized as a single chain precursor. Generation of the pyruvoyl active site from a Ser is coupled to cleavage of a Gly-Ser bond between the larger (beta) and smaller (alpha chains). It is an integral membrane protein.); this translates as MNDQTFMKLMQVLPKSALSTVVGMATRLPVPAPVHQAAMRAFAKAYNVDMEEAEHSFEHYPTFAQFFTRGLKPGLRPVDAGEKVVVSPVDGRVSQVGYSDYGRCLQAKGIEYTVDELLGDSEAAKPFYGGAWTTIYLSPRDYHRIHAPLGGTITGYAYIPGEFWPVNPASVKNKQSLFCVNERLVTYLDTVAGKCAVVKVGATCVSRIKAAYDEVTTHTGQPGKVHRYGSAMPVEKGGELGRFEMGSTVILLFEPKRVTWDDSLQEEAVVRLGKRIGVIT
- the hisS gene encoding histidine--tRNA ligase, producing MNDLLPGEIEIWQHVEAQARELFGRFGYGEIRTPMVEDTALFVRSVGEETDIVGKEMYTFNDKADRSLSLRPEGTAPAARAYIEHSIANQEPLTRWFYAGPMFRYERMKTGRYRQFYQIGAEAYGAKEGAQDVEMMDMVVQFLERLGLKDITLNINSLGDEVCRPTYHAKLVEYLQAHREALCGDCQKRMEKNPLRVLDCKNEKCQAIAAAGPNVLESLCEPCRAHFDDVQRKLTALGVRHVVNPRMVRGLDYYTRTVFEFIASHPALGTASTVGAGGRYDKLVKSLGGPDAPAVGFACGLDRLVLLLKESGQQFTVRPDVFVAVADAGSHDAALVLASRLRREGLRVEFDTRGGSLKSQMKRADKSSAEFTLVLGEAERTSGQAKLKPMAGGEPIPVALDEVARVVRERKVVSA
- a CDS encoding S24 family peptidase, which produces MPRDTSSPVVPPALSWVPVHGDSMWPSLRSGDHAGVEPLEGAPRPGDVLLARFDHALVLHRLRRWEAGAVALRGDNSPQDDAPLDPSRVLGRVRRVRRGGVVLEAGWDRGPRWLGRVRVAVKWRLAALLGRGGAR
- a CDS encoding PqqD family protein encodes the protein MSTDFAADHAPRWREGVSGQRFGSDFIVLDAEGNTLRGLNGTAIEIWELCDGTRTARALVEQVAQRHGWDVEQVLTDTLKFFSELTRLGLIDELEEAR